A single region of the Pseudomonas solani genome encodes:
- a CDS encoding FecR family protein — translation MSLDQQRPVTATSSQHAVEQAAWLWIGRMQGRPSPAQREAFERWLYADVTHIEAYAQAQELWRRTWPAAHAIAAEEDARLRQYLERMAVPPARGRRWGALLAMAASLALVVWGGGWKPVDWLQDLGADYVSAPGEVRTVELADGSVITLDADSAVSVELRADERHVELRRGAAFFQVSHGEVPFVVYAAGGEARVLGTRFGVRLRHGGARVTVEQGRVGVTAAPGQPQDVLAANQQLVYGEGKAGETWTVDAQAQLSWREGRLTFYKTPLADVLAELARYYPGRIVLLDDELAARRISGSFPSNDPHAILDSLRAVVGFRQHEVLGRLIVLR, via the coding sequence ATGAGTCTCGATCAGCAGCGGCCCGTCACCGCCACCAGCAGCCAGCATGCCGTCGAGCAGGCGGCCTGGCTGTGGATCGGACGCATGCAGGGGCGGCCTTCGCCGGCCCAGCGCGAGGCCTTCGAGCGCTGGCTCTATGCCGATGTCACCCATATCGAGGCCTACGCCCAGGCCCAGGAGCTGTGGCGCCGTACCTGGCCCGCGGCCCATGCCATCGCCGCCGAGGAAGACGCGCGCCTGCGCCAGTACCTGGAGCGCATGGCCGTGCCGCCTGCTCGTGGGCGGCGCTGGGGCGCCCTGCTGGCGATGGCCGCGAGCCTGGCGCTGGTGGTCTGGGGCGGCGGCTGGAAACCCGTCGACTGGCTGCAGGACCTGGGCGCCGATTACGTGTCCGCGCCCGGTGAGGTGCGCACGGTGGAACTGGCCGACGGCTCGGTGATCACCCTGGATGCCGACAGCGCGGTGAGCGTCGAGCTGCGCGCGGACGAGCGCCATGTCGAGCTGCGTCGCGGCGCGGCCTTCTTCCAGGTCAGCCATGGCGAGGTGCCGTTCGTGGTCTACGCCGCCGGTGGCGAAGCCCGGGTGCTCGGCACCCGCTTCGGCGTGCGGCTGCGCCACGGCGGCGCGCGGGTCACGGTGGAGCAGGGCAGGGTGGGCGTCACCGCCGCGCCCGGCCAGCCCCAGGACGTGCTCGCCGCCAACCAGCAGTTGGTCTATGGCGAAGGCAAGGCCGGTGAGACCTGGACGGTGGACGCCCAGGCGCAGCTGTCCTGGCGGGAAGGGCGGCTGACCTTCTACAAGACGCCCCTGGCCGATGTTCTGGCCGAGCTGGCGCGCTACTACCCGGGGCGCATCGTCCTGCTGGATGACGAACTGGCCGCGCGGCGCATCAGCGGCAGCTTCCCCAGCAACGACCCCCACGCCATCCTCGACTCCCTGCGCGCCGTGGTCGGCTTCCGCCAGCACGAGGTGCTGGGCCGGTTGATCGTGTTGCGCTAG
- a CDS encoding type VI secretion system ImpA family N-terminal domain-containing protein, translating into MNGLVGRAQNELHQHGDLAALYEELAKLHHPACPDVDWRKVEQWCRELLRDNGSDLQIAAFLALALAQRYGLPGVAEGMTLLNQLLAGAWDRLWPRNATERMDILAWLFTQWQPLLRGLDIGKRDASLIRTLEADLACLQEVLGRQRLPAMTALRALNQQVSALAARLQDDASPLPGHPRERGSAAPEQPMRLFISMPEHGGVAPVVYLERRPGKRALRVALVLLLGLVALVPLGVLGWQHWQRMQEQARIATEPIRLDSLQLFDSGSARLKPDSTKVLINALANVRAQPGWLIVITGHTDATGDELRNLALAQARAAAVRDWMKNMGDVADDCFAVRGQGSGQPIADNATEAGRAANRRVDISLLPEPGACQAPR; encoded by the coding sequence ATGAATGGACTCGTTGGCAGGGCGCAGAACGAACTGCATCAACACGGCGACCTTGCGGCGCTCTACGAGGAACTGGCAAAGCTGCACCACCCCGCTTGCCCGGATGTCGACTGGCGCAAGGTCGAGCAGTGGTGCCGGGAGCTGCTCCGCGACAATGGCAGTGACCTGCAGATCGCCGCCTTCCTGGCCCTCGCGCTGGCCCAGCGCTACGGGCTGCCCGGCGTGGCCGAGGGCATGACCTTGCTGAACCAGCTGCTGGCGGGGGCGTGGGATCGCCTGTGGCCGCGCAACGCGACGGAGCGCATGGACATCCTCGCCTGGCTGTTCACGCAGTGGCAGCCGCTGCTGCGCGGGCTCGATATCGGCAAGAGGGATGCCTCCCTCATCCGCACCCTGGAAGCGGACCTCGCCTGCCTGCAGGAGGTGCTTGGCCGGCAGCGGCTGCCCGCGATGACGGCGCTGCGGGCCCTGAACCAGCAGGTATCGGCACTGGCTGCGCGGTTGCAGGACGATGCTTCGCCGCTCCCGGGCCATCCCCGCGAACGCGGGAGCGCAGCCCCGGAGCAGCCCATGAGGCTGTTCATCTCGATGCCGGAGCATGGCGGGGTCGCGCCGGTCGTGTACCTGGAGCGTCGCCCCGGCAAGCGTGCGCTCCGGGTCGCGCTGGTGCTGCTGCTGGGCCTGGTCGCGCTGGTGCCGCTGGGGGTGCTGGGCTGGCAGCACTGGCAGCGCATGCAGGAGCAGGCGCGCATCGCCACCGAGCCCATTCGCCTGGACAGCCTGCAGCTGTTCGACTCCGGCAGTGCCCGGTTGAAGCCGGACTCGACCAAGGTGCTGATCAACGCGTTGGCCAACGTCAGGGCGCAACCGGGCTGGCTGATCGTCATCACCGGGCATACCGACGCCACCGGCGACGAGCTGCGCAACCTCGCCCTGGCACAGGCTCGGGCCGCAGCGGTCCGTGACTGGATGAAGAACATGGGGGACGTGGCCGACGACTGCTTCGCCGTGCGCGGCCAGGGCTCGGGGCAACCCATCGCGGACAACGCCACCGAGGCCGGACGCGCGGCCAACCGCCGTGTCGATATCAGCCTGCTACCGGAACCGGGCGCCTGCCAGGCTCCTCGTTGA
- a CDS encoding malonate decarboxylase subunit delta: protein METLSFEFPAGQPAFGRALVGCVGSGDLEVLLEPGLAGKLSIQVVTSVNGSEARWRHLFERMFAGQSLPALCIDIHDFGATPGVVRLRLEQALEEVTHD from the coding sequence ATGGAAACCCTGTCTTTCGAATTCCCCGCCGGGCAACCCGCCTTTGGCCGCGCGCTGGTGGGCTGCGTTGGCTCCGGCGACCTGGAAGTGCTGCTGGAGCCCGGCCTCGCCGGCAAATTGTCGATCCAGGTGGTGACCTCGGTGAACGGCAGCGAAGCCCGCTGGCGGCACCTGTTCGAGCGCATGTTCGCCGGCCAGTCGCTGCCGGCCCTGTGCATCGACATCCACGATTTCGGCGCTACCCCCGGCGTGGTGCGCCTGCGCCTGGAGCAGGCCCTGGAGGAGGTGACCCATGACTGA
- the madL gene encoding malonate transporter subunit MadL, with protein MIIYGVAFLALCTLAGLFIGELLGKLLGVPANVGGVGIAMLLLIFIGSYLNKRGLMSAKSEQGVEFWSAVYIPIVVAMAAQQNVLGALSGGPMAILAGVAAVVLGFAMVPVLDRLGQKKPSAAPAEPLTQAQR; from the coding sequence ATGATCATCTACGGTGTCGCCTTTCTCGCCCTGTGCACCCTGGCAGGCCTCTTCATCGGAGAGCTGCTGGGCAAACTGCTCGGTGTCCCCGCCAACGTCGGCGGCGTGGGCATCGCCATGCTGCTGCTGATCTTCATCGGCAGCTACCTCAACAAACGCGGCCTGATGAGCGCCAAGTCCGAACAGGGCGTGGAGTTCTGGAGCGCGGTCTACATCCCCATCGTGGTCGCCATGGCCGCCCAGCAGAACGTGCTCGGCGCGCTCTCCGGCGGGCCGATGGCGATCCTCGCCGGCGTCGCTGCGGTGGTGCTGGGTTTCGCCATGGTTCCGGTGCTGGACAGGCTCGGACAAAAGAAGCCCTCGGCGGCCCCCGCTGAGCCCCTGACCCAAGCGCAACGGTGA
- the mdcA gene encoding malonate decarboxylase subunit alpha, which yields MTTTISPPPQWSRRRAEKQRRLDQVRSLADGVVLPSERIVAALEALIAPGDRVVLEGNNQKQADFLSRSLAKADPGRLHDLHMIMPSVSRAEHLDLFERGIARKLDFSFAGPQSLRISQLLEDGLLEVGAIHTYIELYSRLLVDLIPNVALVAGFMADRHGNIYTGPSTEDTPALVEPTAFSDGIVIVQVNELVDDVGDLPRVDIPASWVDFVVVADKPFYIEPLFTRDPRHIKPVHVLMAMMAIRGIYEKHKVQSLNHGIGFNTAAIELILPTYGESLGLKGKICRNWTLNPHPTLIPAIETGWVESVHCFGTELGMEGYIAQRPDVFFTGRDGSMRSNRMMCQLAGQYAVDLFIGATLQVDGDGHSSTVTRGRLAGFGGAPNMGHDPRGRRHSTPAWLDMRAEPEALLARGKKLVVQMVETFQEGGKPTFVETLDAVDVARKSGMPLAPIMIYGDDVTHLLTEEGIAYLYKARTVEERRAMIAAVAGVTAIGLRHDPKDTERMRREGLIALPEDLGIRRTDATRELLAAKSIAELVDWSGGLYNPPAKFRSW from the coding sequence ATGACAACGACAATCTCCCCACCGCCGCAATGGTCGCGTCGGCGCGCGGAAAAGCAGCGTCGCCTCGACCAGGTGCGATCCCTCGCCGACGGCGTGGTGCTGCCCAGCGAGCGCATCGTCGCCGCCCTGGAGGCGCTGATCGCCCCCGGCGACCGGGTGGTGCTCGAAGGCAACAACCAGAAGCAGGCGGACTTCCTCTCCCGCTCCCTGGCCAAGGCCGATCCCGGGCGCCTGCACGACCTGCACATGATCATGCCCAGCGTCAGCCGCGCCGAGCACCTGGACCTGTTCGAACGCGGCATCGCCCGCAAGCTCGACTTCTCCTTCGCCGGGCCGCAGAGCCTGCGCATCAGCCAGCTGCTGGAAGACGGCCTGCTGGAAGTCGGCGCCATCCACACCTACATCGAGCTGTACTCGCGCCTGCTGGTGGACCTGATCCCCAACGTCGCGCTGGTGGCCGGCTTCATGGCCGACCGCCACGGCAACATCTACACCGGCCCCAGCACCGAGGACACCCCCGCCCTGGTGGAGCCCACGGCCTTCTCCGACGGCATCGTCATCGTCCAGGTCAACGAGCTGGTGGACGACGTCGGCGACCTGCCGCGCGTGGACATCCCCGCCTCCTGGGTCGACTTCGTGGTGGTGGCCGACAAGCCGTTCTACATCGAGCCGCTGTTCACCCGCGACCCGCGCCACATCAAGCCGGTGCACGTGCTGATGGCGATGATGGCGATCCGCGGCATCTACGAGAAACACAAGGTCCAGTCGCTCAACCACGGCATCGGCTTCAACACCGCCGCCATCGAGCTGATCCTGCCCACCTACGGCGAATCCCTGGGGCTGAAGGGCAAGATCTGCCGCAACTGGACGCTCAACCCGCACCCGACGCTGATCCCCGCCATCGAGACCGGCTGGGTGGAAAGCGTGCACTGCTTCGGCACCGAGCTGGGCATGGAGGGCTACATCGCCCAGCGCCCGGACGTGTTCTTCACCGGCCGCGACGGCTCCATGCGCTCCAACCGCATGATGTGCCAGCTGGCCGGGCAGTACGCGGTGGACCTGTTCATCGGCGCCACCCTGCAGGTGGATGGCGACGGCCATTCCTCCACCGTCACCCGGGGCCGCCTTGCGGGCTTCGGCGGTGCGCCGAACATGGGCCACGACCCGCGCGGCCGCCGCCATTCCACCCCCGCCTGGCTGGACATGCGCGCCGAACCCGAGGCCCTGCTGGCCCGTGGCAAGAAGCTGGTGGTGCAGATGGTCGAGACCTTCCAGGAAGGCGGCAAACCCACCTTCGTCGAGACCCTGGACGCGGTCGATGTGGCCCGGAAGAGCGGCATGCCCCTGGCGCCGATCATGATCTACGGCGACGACGTCACCCACCTGCTCACCGAGGAAGGCATCGCCTACCTGTACAAGGCGCGCACGGTGGAAGAGCGCCGCGCCATGATCGCCGCCGTCGCCGGGGTCACCGCCATCGGCCTGCGCCATGACCCCAAGGACACCGAGCGCATGCGCCGCGAAGGGCTGATCGCCCTGCCCGAGGACCTCGGCATCCGCCGCACCGATGCGACCCGCGAACTGCTCGCCGCCAAGAGCATCGCCGAGCTGGTGGACTGGTCCGGCGGCCTCTACAACCCCCCGGCCAAGTTCAGGAGCTGGTGA
- the mdcE gene encoding biotin-independent malonate decarboxylase subunit gamma, producing the protein MSRGMQWLHALAGDSEQAGYPASVKVIDGEVGSRAARFIAVVADAANPFPRARNGEVGLLEGWGLAKAVDDAIEADAGRGTKRVLVAVVDVPSQAYGRREEALGIHQALAGAVDAYARARLAGHPVIGLLVGKAMSGAFLAHGYQAQRLIALDDAGVMVHAMGKAAAARITLRSVDDLEALAATIPPMAYDLDNYASLGLLWERLAVDNVEQPAAADVARMRNCLVRAVADIGTTTDLRGRLGAENRAASAKVRAMLRAQW; encoded by the coding sequence ATGAGCCGTGGAATGCAGTGGCTGCACGCCCTGGCAGGCGACAGCGAACAAGCCGGCTATCCGGCTTCGGTGAAGGTCATCGATGGCGAGGTGGGCAGCCGCGCCGCGCGCTTCATCGCCGTGGTGGCGGATGCCGCCAACCCCTTCCCCCGCGCCCGCAACGGCGAGGTGGGCCTGCTGGAAGGCTGGGGCCTGGCCAAGGCGGTGGATGACGCCATCGAAGCCGACGCCGGGCGCGGCACCAAGCGCGTGCTGGTGGCGGTGGTGGACGTACCCAGCCAGGCCTACGGCCGCCGCGAAGAGGCCCTGGGCATCCACCAGGCCCTGGCCGGCGCAGTGGACGCCTATGCCCGCGCCCGTCTCGCCGGGCACCCGGTGATCGGCCTGCTGGTGGGCAAGGCCATGTCCGGCGCCTTCCTCGCCCACGGCTACCAGGCCCAGCGCCTGATCGCCCTGGACGACGCCGGGGTGATGGTCCACGCCATGGGCAAGGCCGCCGCCGCGCGCATCACCCTGCGCAGCGTCGACGACCTCGAAGCCCTCGCCGCGACCATCCCGCCCATGGCTTACGACCTCGACAACTACGCCTCCCTCGGCCTGCTCTGGGAGCGCCTGGCTGTGGATAACGTCGAGCAGCCCGCTGCCGCCGATGTCGCCCGGATGCGCAATTGCCTGGTGCGGGCGGTGGCGGATATCGGCACCACCACCGACCTGCGCGGGCGCCTCGGCGCCGAGAACCGCGCGGCCTCGGCGAAGGTGCGGGCGATGCTGCGGGCGCAGTGGTAA
- a CDS encoding biotin-independent malonate decarboxylase subunit beta, which produces MTDNARLLATRSFVELGARQRARELLDPGSFRELVGPFERLVSPWLPRQGIVPQADDGVVVAKGSINGLPAVIAAIEGAFQGGSMGEVGGAKIAGLLELAAEDNRKGIPTCAVLLLETGGVRLQEANLGLAAIAEIQAAIVELRQYQPVVGLVAGPVGCFGGMSIAAGLCSHLLVTREARLGLNGPQVIEQEAGIEEYDSRDRPFIWSLTGGEQRMASKLVDGYVADDIDAIREALGGLLASDEPPLPRSRRHAWFLERLARLGDDCAQLDAAAVRALYTGEPQ; this is translated from the coding sequence ATGACTGACAACGCACGCCTGCTGGCCACCCGCAGCTTCGTCGAACTGGGCGCCCGCCAGCGCGCCCGCGAATTGCTCGACCCGGGCTCGTTCCGCGAGCTGGTCGGGCCCTTCGAACGGCTGGTCTCCCCCTGGCTGCCGCGCCAGGGCATCGTGCCCCAGGCCGACGACGGCGTGGTGGTGGCCAAGGGCAGCATCAATGGCCTGCCGGCGGTGATCGCCGCCATCGAGGGCGCCTTCCAGGGCGGCAGCATGGGCGAGGTGGGCGGCGCCAAGATCGCCGGCCTGCTGGAGCTGGCCGCCGAGGACAACCGCAAGGGCATTCCCACCTGCGCCGTGCTGCTGCTGGAAACCGGTGGCGTGCGCCTGCAGGAGGCCAACCTGGGCCTGGCGGCCATCGCCGAGATCCAGGCCGCCATCGTCGAGCTGCGCCAGTACCAGCCGGTGGTCGGCCTGGTGGCCGGGCCGGTGGGCTGCTTCGGTGGCATGTCCATCGCCGCCGGGCTGTGCAGCCACCTGCTGGTGACCCGCGAAGCGCGCCTGGGCCTCAACGGCCCGCAGGTGATCGAGCAGGAAGCCGGCATCGAGGAATACGACTCCCGCGACCGGCCCTTCATCTGGAGCCTCACCGGTGGCGAGCAGCGCATGGCCAGCAAGCTGGTGGATGGCTATGTCGCCGACGATATCGACGCCATCCGCGAGGCCCTCGGCGGCCTGCTGGCCAGCGACGAGCCGCCGTTGCCCCGCAGCCGCCGGCATGCCTGGTTCCTCGAACGCCTGGCGCGCCTGGGCGATGACTGTGCACAACTGGACGCCGCCGCCGTGCGCGCCCTCTACACGGGAGAACCGCAATGA
- a CDS encoding RNA polymerase sigma factor yields the protein MPDTSSPADLPPDAPAPGDPSRREDLLRVFLAQRERMEALVSRRVGCRATAADLVQDLFLRFWRRPAAPVEDLATYLLRSAHNLAIDHMRSEGARTRNEAGLLLEQGEAPPPEAALEAGNDLRHVEAALRSLPERTRHIFLLNRLHGSTYGDIARAMGLSQSAVEKHMMRALGACKASLQDRPATISPGSAKP from the coding sequence ATGCCCGATACCTCCTCACCGGCCGACCTGCCGCCGGATGCGCCCGCACCCGGCGATCCGTCGCGGCGCGAGGATCTGTTGCGCGTGTTCCTCGCCCAGCGGGAGCGGATGGAGGCGCTGGTCAGCCGGCGCGTCGGCTGTCGCGCCACGGCGGCGGACCTGGTCCAGGACCTGTTCCTGCGCTTCTGGCGCCGCCCGGCGGCACCGGTGGAGGACCTCGCCACCTACCTGTTGCGCAGCGCCCACAACCTGGCCATCGACCACATGCGCAGCGAAGGCGCGCGCACCCGCAACGAGGCCGGCCTGCTGCTCGAACAGGGCGAGGCGCCGCCCCCGGAAGCGGCGCTGGAGGCCGGCAACGACCTGCGTCACGTTGAAGCGGCCTTGCGCTCGCTGCCGGAGCGCACACGCCACATTTTCCTGCTCAACCGCCTCCACGGCAGCACCTATGGCGACATCGCGCGCGCCATGGGGCTTTCCCAGTCCGCCGTGGAAAAACATATGATGCGTGCCTTGGGAGCCTGCAAGGCCAGCCTGCAGGACAGGCCGGCCACCATCTCGCCGGGGAGCGCGAAACCATGA
- a CDS encoding malonate decarboxylase holo-ACP synthase — MKANHPHDLLWGLAPEQLPAEAPAWARQVLAAGLPVVVRRALCEPGRVAVGVRGASREQRFATLMPLAAIQRCISPEQLRPRTAGHWPALRALVEVAPVLEATGLAWGPTGGVGFELATGVPVLHGESDLDLLLHTPEPFERQRARELLALLDRACCRIDLQLETPFGAIALREWAGDSRRVLLKCAEGARLVDNPWQALEHAA; from the coding sequence ATGAAGGCCAATCATCCTCACGATCTCCTCTGGGGCCTCGCCCCGGAGCAACTGCCCGCCGAGGCCCCGGCCTGGGCGCGGCAGGTGCTCGCCGCCGGCCTGCCGGTGGTGGTGCGCCGCGCCCTGTGCGAGCCGGGCCGGGTTGCCGTGGGTGTGCGTGGCGCCAGCCGCGAACAGCGCTTCGCCACGCTGATGCCCCTTGCCGCCATCCAGCGCTGCATCAGCCCGGAACAGCTGCGCCCGCGTACAGCCGGGCATTGGCCGGCGCTGCGCGCGCTGGTGGAGGTTGCCCCCGTGCTGGAGGCCACCGGCCTCGCCTGGGGCCCCACCGGCGGCGTCGGGTTCGAGCTGGCCACCGGCGTGCCGGTGCTGCATGGCGAAAGCGACCTCGACCTGCTGCTGCACACTCCCGAACCCTTCGAGCGCCAGCGCGCCCGTGAGCTGCTGGCGCTGCTCGACCGCGCCTGCTGCCGCATCGACCTGCAACTGGAAACCCCGTTCGGCGCCATCGCCCTGCGCGAATGGGCCGGTGATTCCCGCCGCGTGCTGCTCAAGTGCGCAGAGGGCGCGCGCCTTGTGGATAACCCCTGGCAGGCCCTGGAGCACGCGGCGTGA
- a CDS encoding triphosphoribosyl-dephospho-CoA synthase, with amino-acid sequence MSALIAKSTGLPLAEWLADQAVDALIDEADLSPKPALVDRRGSGAHSDLHLGLMHASALSLWPAFKAMAEAAVAFGDVGQPLREALGRIGREGEAAMLAVTGGVNTHRGAIWALGLLVAAVALEPAKAEAAGITTRAARIALIDDRAAPQQDSHGSRVAQRYGARGAREEAQLGFPAVRLHGLPQLQRSRAQGSGEQNARLDALLAIMAELADTCVLWRAGPEGLAAMQRGARAVLDAGGCASLDGRRRLRELETRLLGLNASPGGAADLLAACLFIDRVGS; translated from the coding sequence ATGAGTGCACTGATCGCGAAAAGTACCGGGCTGCCCCTGGCCGAGTGGCTGGCGGACCAGGCCGTCGATGCGCTGATCGACGAAGCCGACCTCTCGCCCAAGCCCGCGCTGGTGGACCGGCGTGGCAGCGGCGCCCACAGCGACCTGCACCTGGGCCTGATGCACGCCTCGGCGCTGTCGTTGTGGCCGGCGTTCAAGGCCATGGCCGAGGCGGCGGTGGCGTTCGGCGACGTCGGCCAGCCGCTGCGCGAGGCCCTGGGCCGCATCGGCCGTGAAGGCGAGGCCGCCATGCTCGCCGTCACCGGCGGGGTCAACACCCACCGTGGCGCCATCTGGGCCCTCGGCCTGCTGGTGGCCGCCGTCGCGCTGGAACCGGCCAAGGCCGAAGCCGCAGGCATCACCACCCGTGCCGCGCGCATCGCCCTGATCGATGACCGCGCCGCACCGCAGCAGGACAGCCACGGCAGTCGTGTCGCCCAGCGCTACGGCGCCCGGGGCGCGCGGGAGGAGGCCCAGCTCGGCTTCCCCGCCGTGCGCCTGCACGGCCTGCCGCAGCTGCAGCGCAGCCGCGCCCAGGGCAGCGGCGAGCAGAACGCCCGGCTCGATGCGCTGCTGGCGATCATGGCCGAGCTGGCCGACACCTGCGTGCTCTGGCGCGCCGGCCCGGAAGGGCTCGCCGCCATGCAGCGGGGCGCCCGCGCGGTGCTCGACGCCGGGGGCTGCGCCAGCCTCGACGGGCGTCGCCGGCTGCGCGAACTGGAAACCCGTTTGCTGGGGCTCAATGCCTCGCCGGGCGGCGCGGCCGATCTGCTCGCCGCCTGTTTGTTCATCGACCGAGTCGGGAGCTGA
- a CDS encoding TonB-dependent siderophore receptor: MKYRTSRLQGGAFKRLGLVSALLALGHVGVLPLAHAADAEAPAAALASVHEFAIAAQPLPQALAAFTRVTGLALVYTEDAAYQVQAPAVNGRMSAEQALAQLLAGSGLGYAQVNPGTLTLVPRANDGALNLDAVNINSRQLAATSYQPPPTTRLMRSETPLLEIPQAVAVVPQQALLDQQPQNLDDALANVSGITQANTLGSTLDAVMKRGFGDNRDGSILRDGMRTIQGRNLTATAERVEVLKGPSSMLYGILDPGGVINVVSKKPLLEDYRAITGRASTYGDGKNGSGGTLDVTGPLGDSGLAYRVIADYDDADYWRNFGHNRDKTFAPSFAWYGEDTTVNLSFEHREYSVPFDRGTVFINGKPLAVPATRRLDEPYNVTEGRSDLMILDLEHPLNEDWKAHFAYSYNRDTYDDYQARVQSQNANGTLRRRLDGTRGAVSTEHFATFDLDGKVQLAGMQHDLLMGVDHEYRKFYREDLIRQTTSVSFNPWNPVYGQVPVPTTVAAGDSDQTDRVVSQSAFFQDSVHLNEQWIFIAGARYQLYDQLAGRGRPFTKNTDIDGQLWVPRVGLVYKMTDELSLYGGYTESFKPNSTIAPLSGTGSVNAMAPEEGKSWEIGAKLDMPGRITGTLALFDIVKENVAVTELDGSNRAVGEVRSRGIELDVTGQVTDNLSLIGTFAWLDAELTKDPLYKGNELQNVAKRSGSLSAVYDFGQVFEGDRLRAGFGGRYIGSREGDVANSFNLPHYAVADAFAAYETPLGNDKRLKLQLNLKNIFDKTYYSSSVNQWNVSIGDPRLVQLSSTLEF, from the coding sequence ATGAAGTACAGGACATCGCGGTTGCAGGGCGGCGCATTCAAGCGCCTCGGTCTGGTTTCGGCATTGCTCGCCCTCGGCCACGTGGGCGTGCTGCCGCTGGCCCATGCCGCCGATGCCGAGGCGCCCGCCGCCGCGCTGGCCAGCGTGCATGAGTTCGCCATCGCCGCGCAGCCGCTGCCCCAGGCCCTGGCCGCCTTCACCCGCGTCACCGGGCTGGCGCTGGTCTACACCGAGGATGCCGCCTACCAGGTCCAGGCGCCGGCGGTGAACGGCCGCATGAGTGCCGAGCAGGCCCTGGCGCAGCTGCTGGCCGGCAGCGGGCTGGGTTATGCACAGGTCAACCCCGGCACCCTCACCCTGGTGCCCCGCGCCAACGACGGTGCGCTGAACCTCGATGCGGTGAACATCAACTCCCGCCAGCTGGCCGCCACCAGTTACCAGCCGCCGCCCACCACGCGCCTGATGCGCTCGGAAACGCCGCTGCTGGAAATCCCCCAGGCGGTGGCCGTGGTGCCCCAGCAGGCGCTGCTCGACCAGCAGCCACAGAACCTCGACGACGCCCTGGCCAACGTCAGCGGCATCACCCAGGCCAACACCCTCGGCAGCACCCTGGATGCGGTGATGAAGCGCGGCTTCGGCGACAACCGCGACGGCTCGATCCTGCGCGACGGCATGCGCACCATCCAGGGCCGCAACCTCACCGCCACCGCCGAGCGGGTGGAAGTGCTCAAGGGCCCGTCCTCGATGCTCTACGGCATCCTCGACCCGGGCGGCGTGATCAATGTGGTCAGCAAGAAGCCGCTGCTGGAGGACTACCGCGCCATCACCGGACGCGCCTCCACCTATGGCGATGGCAAGAACGGCAGCGGCGGCACCCTCGACGTCACCGGCCCCCTGGGGGATTCCGGCCTGGCCTACCGCGTGATCGCCGACTACGACGACGCCGACTATTGGCGCAACTTCGGCCACAACCGCGACAAGACCTTCGCCCCCTCCTTCGCCTGGTACGGCGAAGACACCACGGTGAACCTCAGCTTCGAGCACCGCGAGTACTCGGTGCCCTTCGACCGCGGCACGGTCTTCATCAACGGCAAGCCCCTGGCAGTGCCGGCCACCCGCCGCCTGGACGAGCCCTATAACGTCACCGAGGGCCGCTCGGACTTGATGATCCTCGACCTCGAACACCCGTTGAACGAGGACTGGAAAGCCCACTTCGCCTACAGCTACAACCGCGACACCTACGACGACTACCAGGCGCGGGTGCAAAGCCAGAATGCCAACGGCACGCTGAGGCGTCGCCTGGATGGCACCCGGGGCGCGGTGAGCACCGAGCATTTCGCCACCTTCGACCTGGACGGCAAGGTGCAACTGGCCGGCATGCAGCACGACCTGCTGATGGGCGTGGACCACGAGTACCGCAAGTTCTACCGCGAGGACCTGATCCGCCAGACCACCAGCGTCAGCTTCAACCCCTGGAACCCGGTCTATGGCCAGGTGCCGGTGCCCACCACGGTGGCCGCCGGCGACAGCGACCAGACCGACCGCGTGGTCAGCCAGTCCGCCTTCTTCCAGGATTCGGTGCACCTCAACGAGCAGTGGATATTCATCGCCGGTGCTCGCTACCAGCTCTACGACCAGCTCGCCGGTCGCGGCCGTCCGTTCACCAAGAACACCGATATCGACGGTCAGCTCTGGGTGCCCCGGGTCGGCCTGGTCTACAAGATGACCGACGAGCTGTCCCTCTACGGCGGCTACACCGAGTCCTTTAAACCGAACTCCACCATTGCGCCGCTGAGCGGGACCGGATCGGTGAACGCGATGGCTCCGGAGGAGGGCAAGAGCTGGGAGATCGGCGCCAAGCTGGATATGCCGGGCCGCATCACCGGCACCCTGGCGCTGTTCGATATCGTCAAGGAGAACGTCGCCGTGACCGAACTCGATGGCTCCAACCGAGCAGTGGGTGAAGTCCGCTCACGTGGCATTGAGCTGGATGTCACCGGCCAGGTCACCGACAACCTCAGCCTGATCGGCACCTTTGCGTGGCTGGATGCGGAGCTGACCAAGGACCCGCTCTACAAGGGCAACGAACTGCAGAACGTTGCCAAGCGCAGTGGCTCGCTCTCGGCGGTCTATGACTTCGGCCAGGTGTTCGAGGGTGATCGTTTGCGTGCAGGCTTTGGTGGTCGCTACATCGGCTCCCGTGAGGGCGATGTCGCCAACAGCTTCAACCTGCCTCACTACGCAGTAGCCGACGCCTTCGCCGCCTACGAGACGCCCTTGGGTAACGACAAGCGTCTCAAGCTGCAGCTGAACCTGAAGAACATCTTCGACAAGACCTACTACAGCTCCTCGGTGAACCAGTGGAACGTCTCCATCGGTGACCCGCGCCTGGTGCAGCTCTCCAGCACCCTGGAGTTCTAA